The following are encoded in a window of Geobacter metallireducens GS-15 genomic DNA:
- a CDS encoding LuxR family transcriptional regulator, with the protein MEWLSRREAVRLLELIDASRSCADMERLKRLFHSLNDLLSFDMAVCGTARFDGAGTMNAQQIINISYPEEWLSLYAEHDFAAVDPVVRAHIADFSAKPWSEAYLKWGRPQPFLSLAEDFGIRKGYSFGVLSSNDRTASIFSLCVSEKYPVHTPQILDILAPYFHEALRRTVQTDLPSACLATLTPREIEVISWLANGKNYWEISVILGISERTVKFHTSTIVQKLGAANRSHAVAIAISTGLISLA; encoded by the coding sequence ATGGAGTGGCTATCACGGAGGGAGGCGGTGAGGCTGCTGGAGCTGATAGATGCATCCAGAAGCTGTGCCGATATGGAAAGGCTCAAACGGCTGTTCCATTCGCTCAACGATCTTCTATCTTTTGATATGGCCGTTTGTGGTACCGCACGCTTTGACGGAGCCGGGACCATGAATGCCCAGCAGATCATCAACATATCTTACCCCGAGGAGTGGCTCAGTCTTTATGCTGAACATGATTTTGCCGCGGTAGACCCAGTGGTACGCGCACATATAGCAGATTTCTCGGCTAAGCCTTGGAGCGAAGCATACCTCAAGTGGGGACGTCCGCAGCCATTTCTTTCCCTGGCGGAGGATTTCGGAATCCGCAAGGGTTATAGTTTCGGGGTCTTGTCATCAAACGACAGGACAGCAAGCATCTTCTCCCTTTGCGTCAGCGAGAAATACCCAGTGCATACCCCCCAAATACTCGACATCCTGGCCCCGTATTTTCACGAGGCCCTGCGACGAACCGTGCAGACCGATCTGCCGTCCGCCTGTCTCGCCACCCTTACACCGCGTGAAATCGAGGTGATTAGCTGGCTGGCCAACGGCAAGAACTACTGGGAAATATCGGTCATACTCGGAATCAGCGAACGGACCGTAAAGTTCCATACTTCAACCATTGTGCAGAAGCTCGGAGCAGCAAACAGATCTCACGCTGTGGCTATAGCCATATCAACCGGTTTGATATCTCTGGCTTGA
- a CDS encoding outer membrane lipoprotein-sorting protein, with translation MSNKKTMVTSLVVIAAVISALLAGTVFAAPDARALLKESENRHRSKTQQYSGNLAVVNREGKVRKKGWKSYRQGYAGDAKTLTRFTDPPEVKEVGFLSISRPAGQNDDQWLYLPSMKRERRIAAQDRDASFVGTDFNYEDMEEFDHEKYRVTLQGEQTVDGQPCYVIAAFPLEGAGRSVYEKKILYLRKDILYLLRMDLYRKGDKQPSKIFTLSDLQHLEGHWVAKKWEMSDLRKGSRTTVVLDRISYDKPQPVGRFTLQNLNREGGD, from the coding sequence ATGAGTAACAAGAAAACCATGGTCACATCATTGGTTGTCATTGCTGCGGTTATTTCAGCCCTCTTGGCAGGAACCGTCTTCGCGGCCCCGGATGCCCGGGCGCTGCTCAAGGAGTCTGAAAACCGCCACCGTTCCAAGACCCAGCAGTATTCCGGCAATCTTGCCGTCGTCAACAGGGAGGGGAAGGTGCGCAAGAAGGGGTGGAAGAGTTATCGCCAGGGATATGCCGGTGACGCCAAGACCCTGACCCGCTTTACCGATCCCCCCGAGGTGAAGGAGGTCGGCTTCCTCTCCATTTCCCGGCCGGCGGGGCAGAATGACGACCAGTGGCTGTACCTTCCCTCAATGAAGCGGGAGCGGCGCATCGCGGCCCAGGACCGGGACGCCTCGTTCGTGGGAACCGATTTCAACTATGAGGACATGGAGGAGTTCGACCACGAAAAATACAGGGTGACGCTCCAGGGGGAGCAGACCGTTGACGGCCAGCCCTGCTACGTAATTGCGGCATTCCCCCTGGAAGGGGCCGGCAGGTCCGTGTACGAGAAGAAGATCCTCTACCTGCGCAAGGACATCCTCTACCTGCTGCGCATGGACCTCTATCGGAAAGGGGATAAGCAGCCGAGCAAGATTTTCACCCTTTCCGACCTGCAGCATCTGGAGGGGCATTGGGTCGCCAAAAAATGGGAGATGAGCGACCTCAGGAAAGGAAGCAGGACGACTGTCGTCCTGGACCGGATCAGCTACGACAAGCCCCAGCCCGTGGGCCGCTTCACCCTGCAGAATCTCAATCGCGAGGGGGGCGATTGA
- a CDS encoding ABC transporter permease — protein MNFLLRTLSLSYVRRHLMKTLLTLLGVVVGVATFSAIRSAQGTLVKGIRSTVDRVAGKAHLQITTTGGVPEEVQEKIRTLPGIRAISPVIEQIVVPERGELGSLMVIGVDLLGDREMREYGFEGDDADLDDPLLFLAQPDSAIFTRDFAQRAGLKAGDTLPVRVPTGVKRVAARGLLSPKGFAEAFGGNLMVVDVYAAQELFGRGRRFDRIDVRLAEGTTVAQGTATLEKALGPAYRVETPDRRGKQMEQSVNNFVAGFNVTSGFALSIGTFLIFNAFNVAVNRRRRDIGTLRALGATPRQVQSFFLLEALVIGLVGGAVGCLVGGAIAEGFLRMMGQTTETIYGVSSPGGSVRFPPGIILESMLLGVVASLVGAWNPSLAASRISPTEAFAKGTFQANIAASRAPRIAAGVVALGCAIFMALFPPYVGTPLILSVMALGGVGMVLLVGPLSRVLLRLLAPLLMGLSPVAGRLCSDALLGAPRRTSGTVMAMALSLTFVLGIGGYMGSMTATMVKWMDDVLTSDFYVRASANWSRPDFLFPGSLRQELLKVPGVRAVESVRTIRPLYRGHQIVISSYEVEPVMKRIKYEYFSGNEQSIVQGVGRQGMCYVSENFQRRFNLGVGQAVELETPTGIVRFPIAAVVRDYGSDQGSIFLDRNTYLRHWQDDRVDIYDVSVVAGADVGQVRNLIRAKLAGKMPALISTRQEFIAEIKKAIDAFHALTRVTVFLALVVAFLGIVTSLLISVAERTREIGVLKALGAIPSQIVRSVVAEALVISLVAVIVAIPAGNLFASFMEGAVARFYTGWSMPHEYPLEILAQLLVALPFISTLAAWMPARQAARLKITEAIEYE, from the coding sequence ATGAATTTCCTGCTTCGCACCCTGTCCCTCTCCTACGTGAGGCGGCACCTGATGAAGACCCTGCTGACCCTGTTGGGTGTGGTGGTGGGCGTTGCCACCTTCAGCGCCATCAGGAGCGCCCAGGGGACCCTGGTCAAGGGGATACGGTCCACCGTCGACCGGGTCGCCGGCAAGGCCCACCTTCAGATCACCACGACCGGCGGTGTACCGGAGGAGGTACAGGAGAAGATCCGGACCCTTCCGGGCATCCGGGCAATATCGCCGGTCATCGAACAGATCGTGGTGCCAGAGCGGGGGGAACTGGGGAGCCTGATGGTAATTGGGGTCGACCTCCTGGGGGACCGGGAGATGCGGGAATACGGTTTCGAGGGTGATGACGCCGACCTGGACGATCCGCTCCTCTTTCTCGCCCAGCCCGATTCAGCGATCTTCACCCGCGACTTTGCCCAAAGGGCGGGGCTGAAGGCCGGAGACACCCTGCCGGTACGGGTGCCGACCGGGGTGAAACGGGTGGCGGCGCGGGGGCTTCTATCTCCCAAGGGTTTTGCCGAGGCCTTCGGCGGCAATCTCATGGTGGTGGATGTCTACGCCGCCCAGGAACTCTTTGGCCGGGGCCGCCGCTTCGACCGCATCGATGTGCGGCTTGCGGAAGGAACAACGGTGGCCCAGGGGACGGCAACGCTGGAGAAGGCACTCGGGCCGGCTTACCGGGTCGAAACGCCCGATCGCCGGGGCAAGCAGATGGAGCAGTCGGTCAACAATTTCGTTGCCGGCTTCAACGTCACCAGCGGCTTTGCCCTTTCCATCGGCACCTTTCTCATCTTCAACGCCTTCAACGTGGCAGTGAACCGCAGACGGCGCGACATCGGCACATTGCGCGCCCTGGGGGCCACACCCAGGCAGGTGCAGTCCTTCTTTCTGCTGGAAGCGCTGGTCATCGGCCTAGTTGGCGGTGCTGTCGGTTGTCTGGTCGGGGGGGCTATCGCCGAAGGTTTCCTCAGGATGATGGGGCAGACCACGGAAACCATCTATGGGGTCAGTTCCCCAGGAGGCTCTGTCCGGTTTCCTCCGGGAATCATCTTGGAGTCGATGCTGCTGGGCGTCGTCGCCTCTCTGGTAGGGGCATGGAATCCGTCCCTTGCCGCCTCCAGGATCTCCCCCACCGAGGCCTTTGCCAAAGGAACTTTCCAGGCGAACATCGCCGCAAGCCGGGCACCCCGCATAGCAGCTGGCGTTGTTGCCTTAGGTTGCGCCATTTTCATGGCCCTCTTTCCCCCATACGTGGGAACCCCCCTCATCCTTTCCGTCATGGCCTTGGGCGGAGTGGGGATGGTGCTTCTGGTAGGGCCGCTTTCCCGAGTGCTCCTGCGCCTCCTTGCCCCGCTGCTCATGGGGCTGTCGCCGGTGGCGGGGCGGCTCTGCTCCGACGCCCTCCTGGGAGCTCCACGCAGGACCTCCGGCACCGTCATGGCCATGGCCCTTTCCCTTACCTTCGTGCTGGGGATCGGCGGATATATGGGATCAATGACGGCTACGATGGTCAAATGGATGGACGACGTCCTCACCAGTGACTTCTACGTGCGGGCGTCCGCCAACTGGTCACGCCCCGATTTCCTCTTCCCCGGAAGCTTGCGGCAGGAACTGCTGAAGGTGCCTGGAGTGCGGGCAGTGGAATCGGTGAGAACGATTCGTCCCCTGTACCGGGGACATCAGATCGTCATCAGCTCATATGAGGTCGAGCCGGTGATGAAGCGGATCAAATATGAATATTTCAGCGGCAACGAGCAATCCATAGTGCAGGGGGTCGGCCGCCAGGGGATGTGCTATGTTTCCGAAAATTTCCAGCGTCGTTTCAATCTGGGGGTCGGCCAGGCAGTGGAGCTTGAAACGCCGACCGGCATTGTGCGCTTCCCCATAGCCGCGGTGGTCCGCGACTACGGCTCCGATCAGGGTTCCATCTTTTTGGATAGGAATACATATCTGCGCCATTGGCAGGATGACCGGGTGGACATATACGACGTATCCGTGGTTGCCGGAGCGGATGTGGGGCAGGTCCGCAACTTGATACGGGCGAAGCTTGCGGGGAAGATGCCGGCGTTGATTTCCACCCGCCAGGAATTCATCGCCGAGATCAAGAAGGCCATCGATGCCTTTCACGCCCTGACGCGGGTTACAGTTTTTCTTGCTCTGGTGGTGGCCTTCCTGGGGATCGTCACCTCACTGCTCATTTCGGTGGCCGAGCGGACCAGGGAGATCGGCGTACTGAAGGCCTTGGGTGCGATCCCGTCGCAGATAGTCCGCAGCGTCGTGGCTGAGGCGCTGGTCATCTCGCTGGTGGCGGTGATCGTGGCGATTCCGGCCGGCAACCTCTTTGCCTCCTTCATGGAAGGGGCGGTGGCACGGTTCTACACCGGCTGGAGCATGCCCCACGAGTATCCCTTGGAAATTCTGGCCCAGCTTCTCGTCGCCCTTCCGTTCATCTCGACGCTGGCCGCCTGGATGCCGGCGCGCCAGGCGGCACGGCTGAAAATAACCGAGGCAATCGAGTACGAGTGA
- a CDS encoding ABC transporter ATP-binding protein produces the protein MLKLHNVCKSYEGKSQVTALAGIDLAIGVGEMVAIMGPSGSGKSTLLNLMGGLDIPTSGEVLVSGKDLARSNEKERSLYRRSQISYIFQAYHLMPTLKVNQNVALPLHLAGVSSGEISRQVARVLQEVGLVARANHLPDELSGGERQRVAIARALVTGAPLLLADEPTGNLDSARGEEILNLLRSIHRERGTTIVMVTHDHHAASACDRLIKLRDGRVEGDSALGGKQ, from the coding sequence ATGCTGAAACTCCACAACGTATGCAAGAGCTACGAGGGGAAGTCACAGGTAACGGCCCTGGCCGGGATCGACCTGGCCATCGGAGTCGGCGAGATGGTGGCGATCATGGGTCCCTCAGGCTCGGGGAAATCAACGCTCCTAAACCTCATGGGAGGGCTCGATATCCCTACCTCCGGGGAGGTGCTAGTGTCGGGGAAGGACCTGGCCCGGTCGAACGAGAAGGAGCGGTCGCTCTATCGCCGCTCGCAGATATCCTACATCTTCCAAGCCTACCACCTGATGCCGACCTTGAAGGTGAACCAGAACGTGGCGCTGCCGTTGCATCTGGCCGGGGTCTCTTCCGGAGAAATCAGCCGACAAGTTGCGCGGGTCCTGCAGGAGGTGGGGCTTGTGGCACGGGCGAACCACCTCCCGGACGAGCTTTCCGGCGGCGAGCGTCAGCGGGTCGCCATCGCCCGGGCACTGGTCACCGGTGCGCCGCTGCTCCTGGCCGACGAGCCCACCGGCAACCTGGACAGCGCCCGGGGAGAGGAGATCCTGAACCTGCTTCGCAGCATCCATCGGGAGCGGGGGACCACCATCGTCATGGTCACCCACGACCACCATGCCGCTTCCGCCTGCGACCGGCTGATAAAGCTCCGGGACGGCCGAGTTGAGGGTGACAGCGCCCTCGGAGGCAAACAATGA
- a CDS encoding ABC1 kinase family protein, protein MKPEKRHATESMTMEALLDLLPKDAATDPTGRRLAELVTRIATKRVPVSSFSRIWNLGSLQARVTIGYVAYWLRSRFADSDEKQRLRNEAHLAAALRLFGTMGYLRGAVMKIGQLLANLPEVVPEEFAEVLSALHFEAPPMHFSLVRELFLDEFGREPEELFASFDRQAFAAASLGQVHRARLKSGEEVAVKIQYPGIARTIKADLRNLRLLLQPLCLTNDWQNTLDKLADIEQMLLMETDYEQEARFCREARLLFTTEDRVVVPRVFDDYSTKRVLTTEFLTGCHLDQFLAGNPSQAERDHFTTLLTVATMRIYYRLHWFCADPHPGNFIFMLDGRLGLIDFGCTRAMNGEEWRLICELEQAHQEEDAEQFDRVIARATLYDSPEAMGKEQLAVVRRNVLWNMEPWLKEGLFDFGDREFFMRGIDGLMELTRKRYTRGSPLYLWSTRFVLGGRAVCYQMRGRCEFQEIFRQESAWVCPEPPI, encoded by the coding sequence ATGAAGCCTGAGAAGCGTCACGCAACGGAGTCGATGACCATGGAGGCGCTGCTCGACCTTCTCCCCAAGGATGCTGCAACTGATCCGACCGGCCGGCGGTTGGCGGAGCTGGTGACCCGTATCGCCACGAAAAGGGTGCCGGTCAGCTCGTTTTCCCGTATCTGGAACCTCGGCTCCCTCCAGGCCAGGGTGACCATTGGCTATGTTGCCTACTGGCTGCGCAGCCGCTTTGCCGATAGTGACGAGAAGCAAAGGCTCCGGAACGAAGCCCATCTTGCCGCGGCCCTGAGGCTGTTCGGCACCATGGGGTACCTGCGGGGTGCGGTGATGAAGATCGGCCAGCTCCTGGCCAATCTCCCCGAGGTGGTGCCGGAGGAGTTTGCCGAGGTGCTGTCGGCCCTGCACTTCGAGGCGCCTCCTATGCACTTCTCCCTGGTGCGGGAGCTGTTTCTCGACGAGTTCGGCCGTGAACCGGAGGAGCTGTTCGCCTCCTTCGACCGCCAAGCCTTTGCCGCCGCCTCCCTGGGGCAGGTGCACCGCGCCCGGCTTAAAAGCGGCGAGGAGGTGGCGGTGAAGATCCAGTACCCAGGCATTGCCAGGACCATCAAAGCCGACCTGCGCAACCTCCGGCTCCTGCTCCAGCCCCTCTGTCTGACCAACGACTGGCAGAACACCCTCGACAAGCTGGCCGACATCGAGCAGATGCTGCTCATGGAGACCGATTACGAGCAGGAGGCCCGCTTCTGCCGGGAGGCGCGGCTCCTCTTTACGACCGAAGACCGGGTGGTGGTGCCGCGGGTCTTTGACGACTATTCCACCAAACGGGTCCTGACCACCGAGTTCCTCACCGGCTGTCATCTGGATCAGTTCTTGGCGGGCAATCCGAGCCAGGCGGAGCGGGATCACTTCACCACCCTCCTCACCGTGGCCACCATGCGGATCTATTACCGGCTCCACTGGTTCTGCGCCGACCCCCATCCGGGGAACTTCATCTTCATGCTGGATGGTCGGCTCGGCCTGATCGACTTCGGCTGCACCAGGGCCATGAATGGGGAGGAGTGGCGTCTGATCTGCGAATTGGAGCAGGCGCATCAGGAGGAGGATGCGGAGCAGTTCGACCGGGTGATTGCCCGGGCGACGCTGTACGACTCGCCCGAGGCGATGGGGAAGGAGCAGCTGGCGGTGGTCCGGCGCAATGTCTTATGGAACATGGAACCGTGGCTCAAGGAGGGGCTCTTCGATTTCGGGGACCGGGAGTTCTTTATGCGCGGCATCGACGGGCTCATGGAGCTGACCCGCAAGCGGTACACCCGGGGCTCCCCTCTGTACCTCTGGTCCACTCGTTTCGTCCTGGGAGGCCGGGCCGTCTGCTACCAGATGCGGGGGCGATGCGAATTCCAGGAGATCTTCCGGCAGGAGTCGGCATGGGTCTGCCCGGAACCACCCATTTGA
- a CDS encoding TetR/AcrR family transcriptional regulator has protein sequence MRISEQAKQENRGRILEKAAKLFCGKGFEATTTRDIALAAGLATGTMFNYFPSKETLAMTMVAEALSRGGDDYEQRRSGNEELAEELFLFIASGLRRLRPLRPFLGPVLERSLSPFPRKTVCPEGEAARQDHLAAVHRIIGRHGFTTAPDYVAITIYWSLYLGVLAFWASDESPNQEASRALIDYSIRMFVQVISGSGPDGGGAHEA, from the coding sequence ATGCGCATCAGCGAACAGGCCAAGCAGGAAAACCGCGGCCGCATCCTGGAGAAGGCGGCGAAACTGTTCTGCGGCAAGGGGTTCGAAGCCACCACCACCCGGGACATCGCCCTGGCGGCCGGGCTGGCCACCGGCACCATGTTCAACTATTTCCCCAGCAAGGAGACCCTGGCCATGACCATGGTTGCCGAAGCGCTCAGCCGCGGGGGGGATGACTATGAGCAACGCCGCAGCGGGAATGAAGAACTGGCAGAGGAGCTGTTTCTGTTCATCGCGTCGGGACTCCGGCGGCTGCGGCCGCTGCGCCCCTTTCTCGGGCCGGTTCTGGAGCGCTCCTTGAGCCCCTTCCCCCGGAAGACGGTCTGCCCGGAGGGGGAAGCTGCCCGGCAGGACCACCTTGCCGCCGTGCACCGTATCATAGGCCGGCACGGCTTCACCACTGCCCCCGATTACGTTGCCATAACCATCTACTGGTCCCTCTATCTGGGAGTGCTCGCCTTCTGGGCCAGCGACGAGTCGCCCAACCAAGAAGCATCCCGGGCCTTGATAGACTATTCGATCCGGATGTTCGTACAGGTGATCTCCGGCAGCGGTCCGGATGGAGGAGGCGCGCATGAAGCCTGA